A portion of the Eubacterium maltosivorans genome contains these proteins:
- a CDS encoding DUF2922 domain-containing protein, whose amino-acid sequence METVTTKSLDLEFLLENGDTDTLSLPDYLDGLTEEQITAAAGIVIAQNIFQPGGFGYQKLKSYEYVDKTVRKTELEI is encoded by the coding sequence ATGGAAACTGTCACCACAAAAAGCCTGGACCTGGAATTTCTGCTGGAAAACGGCGATACTGATACCCTGAGCCTGCCCGACTATCTGGACGGGCTTACCGAGGAGCAGATCACCGCAGCGGCCGGCATCGTCATTGCCCAGAATATCTTTCAGCCCGGCGGCTTTGGCTACCAGAAGCTCAAGAGCTACGAATATGTCGATAAAACCGTCCGAAAGACCGAGCTGGAGATCTGA
- a CDS encoding helix-turn-helix domain-containing protein, with product MGFGENLRQLRRERRLSQEELAERLMVSRQAVSKWEQGNGYPEVEKLLLLSEALDVSLDRLMAESAEEPEMHAASRDSRQPGRILIDSFDGKSVVSCYRVQASPRFRTGKDEPKYALFGVDNSSFWGENTTVLGWYDGEEALEQEIQEIKKALAGGCVSYTLKYAVKVKRRWGKIKIVK from the coding sequence ATGGGCTTTGGAGAAAATCTAAGGCAGCTCCGGAGGGAGCGGCGGCTCTCCCAGGAGGAGCTGGCCGAACGGCTCATGGTCAGCCGTCAGGCTGTATCGAAATGGGAGCAGGGCAATGGTTATCCCGAGGTCGAAAAACTGCTTTTGCTGTCAGAGGCGCTGGACGTATCACTGGACCGCCTGATGGCCGAGAGCGCAGAGGAGCCGGAAATGCACGCTGCCTCCAGAGACAGCAGGCAGCCCGGGCGGATCCTGATCGACTCCTTTGATGGAAAGTCAGTTGTGAGCTGCTACCGGGTGCAGGCATCGCCCCGGTTCAGGACAGGAAAGGATGAGCCAAAATACGCTCTTTTCGGCGTGGACAACAGCTCATTTTGGGGAGAAAACACGACTGTTCTGGGCTGGTATGACGGCGAGGAGGCCCTTGAACAGGAAATCCAGGAAATCAAAAAAGCCCTGGCCGGGGGCTGTGTCTCCTATACGCTTAAGTATGCGGTTAAGGTAAAAAGGCGATGGGGGAAAATAAAGATTGTGAAGTAG